The nucleotide window TCACTCACTCTGttatactttgttttgttttttttggtgtaGATGCTTTACCAGACAAAGGTAAGTCAGTGCTTATTGGCAACAATAACAAATACCTCATCAGTGTTACCACTGTTTCTTCATATTCTATCATTGGATTGAACCTCTGACTGAGCAAAGCTGTTGTATTAACGAGTCAACCggcattttttttcttcgtTGTGCCAAGATTTTCTTGATGGGAGAGAAGATGTGTTTGCTCCAGACCAGATGAGAAGGATGGACCACAGGACAGGCTGGAGAGTGGTGCTGCCTGATTTTCACTCAGCGAAGTGAGTAATCCCCTGACTAAGACTAACGTTGACATTATGTTCTATATGTGGATTATTTATTATGGGAACCTTCTTGAatattattctgtttaaaatgacacagtTAGAGGCCACGTTCACCTAAACAGTGACCAACAGTGCAAAGATAGAattgtatctgtatctgtttgACAGGACAGGACTCCTGTACTGAAGACTCAGTGAGTACCATGATGACGTCCCCACCGCTCCGCTCCAGCACCACCCTCTTCAGTTTCCAACCAAGACGACGAGGATCATCCCGACTCGACCTGAACAGAGGAGGTTTTTCACTATGTGCTTCTTCTGTACTGGTGAGTTTGGGaaactcctcacacacacacacacacacacacacacacacacacacacacacacacacacacaggaaacttTCACCACCTCTTTGCTCAGGAATCAAGACAgtcaagaaagagaaaaaaaaaaaaaaaacagttcagacCGAAtgagaaaaaacattaatttgtattatatatataagaCAAAGTATTCTAATGTTTCTGAATATTTTAACTATATAATCTTTAATGTATAATTCAGAAATCTTATAACTGAATACAGTTAGTGAGattattaatgtgtttgtttgtattttaatttacCTTGATAATGAATTCAATAAAATATAGTCACATCGGAAATGATAGTGTTTTCTGTGAGATCATGTATTCTCAGTGATGTTGGATAAAGCATCTTAAATACAGAAAAGGGTATACTCAGACATGTTGTGTTGAGTATAGTAACAGTATTCTTTTTTTGCCGGATAATTGCAGATCAAGTCAAAGAAGCTAATGATCTGCTGTTTACAGGATGATGTGTAACTTATGTACAGAACACTAGATAGATGATGTGAAGTGTTgctgttatgttgtttttgagAGCACAAGTTGCACCTTTAATATaacatttaagttttaaaatgactatatattcacatatttgattttggtcagtttttaaaaaatttttgaGAAATAGGTGATATCAGCAcatgcagacattttttttattgagcCTCAAAGACCCACAACCACAGATTTCACTTACTTTAATTACCTACCtcattcaaaatgtattaaGTTGTGGCCTTTacactttggataaaagttTGCccaatgtatttgttttttattttcagtatttttgatgtatgttgtatgttttcttttttatatctttttgttatatttttgtttacaacACCACCAGTCTCCACCAAATGTACAACAttagttcatttaaaacagGCAGGAAATGTCTCAGTATTAATAAGGAATACTGTAAAGTATGTCATGTTCACTCTGGGAAAACTGATACAATAAAGTGTAACTTTTGTAAAGCTAATGGCCACTAAAGGACAgaaagtacacacacagtaacaaacatTATGTACAGAACAGTATTAtatcatgtttttgtgtctaaCATATCCAGCAGAGGTGAAGCAGCATGGACCAGTTTTCATTCATGTCTGATCACTGTTTTTTCTGCCAACTCCTTTGACCTGCAGTGATGTGCTCTTTTCACCAGTCATTCTTTACTAATGGTTTATGATGTTCCTGCTTTGAAGCACAGACTCACTGGAACCTTATGAGGTGGAAGCGGTTGCCCTTAGTTTTACATGAAGAAAATGTGGTACACTTTATATATGGATTATGTAAAATGAACTATTTCTGAGCCCTGTCTCAGACAAGTGCAGGGGCGATTTGTTGGATTTTTGACAGATGATTAAGTTTTCATGTGTGAAGCAGTGATATAATTTAGCTCCCTTCCTTACTAATAGCCATATCTATCAAAGTGTCTGGCAATTGTTAGTATGCAAATTATGCCTATGTCACTTAACATTATGGTTTTATGATTACTTGAAGTGGTGACTTGTGATTTTTACCTCTGGACTTGCTACATATTGCCAGGTAGTGCTTTGTAGAACTATTTGTAGAGCTAAATGTGCTGAACTACTACTGAGGTGTTTGGCAGCACACACTGTTACAGTTTTCTATTTGGCTGTTTGGTGGGGCAAATAAAAATTCAGTACTAATGTTGATCACATATGATAACACTGTGTTGAAATTTTACACAGTTGTCGTAATAAATCATTTCGAGGAAATCATACTTTAAAAACTAACAATGTTATTTAGGTTTTATTCTACACATGTGAAGAGGATTTGTCTGATGTGATGCATTGATTGACACTGCATTGAATCCACTTGTCTTATGTACATTTCCCATAGTGTGATATCTAATATCCTTATTAATATCAATTTGGGCTGTTTCACCCAGCTGTAGTTGGTAGTTATTTGTTTTGCAAGTTCATCTCGTATCAAACTAATCTATTATTAGAGATCATGTTACACATTGTGCTTCTTAAACTCTATTAACAAATTCTATTAACAAGTATTAACATGGACTGGTTTAATGTTATCATCATACTTCCTCTCACTGAATGAAGAAGTGTCAATAAACTGGTAAAACATCTTTGTATGAAGTAAACGTTTTAAACTGTGATGGGACTGTTAGTATGTCTTGCCCTCTACTGGCCTAAGTGTAAACTGCAACTAAAAGGATATAACTGACATGTCCATCAGTTAGCTTTATGTAAAATCAACTCAaactgaaatgatttatttagAAGTACTGTCCCATGATGAATAAATAGCCTAATAGAGCTGCCTTCCTCAGCTCCATCTATCctgtaaaaataagaaaacaaattcACCATCATGGAACAATTTCATTTTGTCAGCAGAAACCTTGCTTGTGTGGCGAAGTCTTCACTGTGTGTGGAAATACAGCCGTGTCCCTACAGAGAAAGAGTAAGAgtattatttctgtttattgtaAAAGCTTCTTGTCTTACTGTACTATCAACACTGCACCATTAAAGTTCAGAGTGCCTCCATTATCATACCATTAGTACACAGCTTTTTTATGCAGTGGTTGTACATCAAAATTATGTTGTAGGTGCCAGTCAGCACTTTCATATTGGGCAGTGTAATTGTAACCTCTGGGGACCCAGTTCCACACCAtatataataacaaaaaaatgtactATTCTGTTTTACTGCAACTGTTATTAGACCAGAAATCGATGCATGTTGGCATTTTGTTCCAACAGGAAATGATACAAGACCTGGACCACATCACACTATTGTTTGAGAGACTTTGATGTTTGGAAATTTTGTCTGGACCATTAAAGATGACACATAGGAAGCCTCTCTGTGGTAGATTTCCTTTTGTAATCATTAAGTTCTCTCGCAGTATTAAAGAAAAGTTTTGTGGTGGGATAAAAACATAGTGCAGTCTACTCTACTGAATGGCTGCTGTCAGTACAGCTGTCCTTTGTTGAGATCATTATGCAAGCAGCTTCTTTTCTAGATAACGAGACAAAGGACATTGTTCTGCCACTGTTTTGCTTATGGCTTCATTGTCTGAGCTCCAACTCTTTTCATGTCATCAGGGATTGTTTTTCTCTGGGTCAGATGAGGATAAagactgtgtttctgttctaCTTCATTCTGTCATTCATTTATGACAGCAtggacattaaaatgtttttgtataaGCTATTAGCTTAAGTTTAGTTCTTTACCATTTTGAATAAGTGTTAGGAAAGCACAGTGTTATTAAGTGTTAATGTCACAGAATACTCGCTGATTGCTATGTTGAATTCAACAAAATGTTACTAGTGTGACTGTAACcacttttgttttcacctcAGTAACTTTCTCAAGTGATCTGAAGAGACACAGTCCTACAGTCTACGCTTAAGTTTTAGATCAGGTCATTCGTGTTGAACTTGTATTTGGCAAAGCTTCTCTCTAAAAATGATCACTATGTGGTTTTGGGACAGTGACTGATAATGTCAAATACTtgtgttgcttcttttttttaaccacaggaGTCCAGAGATGGGGCCCACCTTATCCCACAAAAGGGGGCTCATCCATTACAACCTCAAACTGATAAAGGAGACATTCCAGCAGCCTGACCAGTTGCCTGCTTTGCATAACTGGCCTCACACTGGTCCCCCTTTTGCTTTTACTGGAGCAGAGAGGTTTCTCtttgaaaatgttcagttttctttaaaGGACTTTTACTGATATATATTGATAGTGATGTGTTGATAGCAACTGTTTCCCAGGTGTGGTCTGCTCTCATATTTCCTCATACTCTGAAGTCATGAATCAAGAATTTGAAAAGATTTATTACACATTAGgtaatgaaaacatacacagatCATAGATTGTTTGTGTTCTTATTTAAATAAGTTACATGGGTGCAAAATAACATTCATCGTTAATACATGGAATTaaactaaagagaaaaaagattaTTAGATTATAAATACCATTCATAAATAGCAGATCCAGCAGTGATACACTGTACAGGACAGCTACAATTTACaacaaacactgagacactgcACATTTGTAATTCAGTTATAGACTTGAAGTTATCTAAAGCACACTTAACAATGGTTTAAGTTGTTTTGTATCAACATAATATACAAATCAAGACAGTATTATCTCTTACAATTTAGATATTTTTCAGCTCACAGCCTCATGTGGTCCATGTCACCCTCACCAGTCATGAGCATACTTagttgttgtcttttgtttcttccCTATGTGAGGCTGGAACAGTTTACTGATGGTGTTAAAGCCTCTCGGGTGCTCTCTGTACTCTTGTTCCTCTGCCTTCTCCCTGTACTTGCTCTGCTGCAGTCCCCCCAGAAGTGCTCTGATCTCAGCTGACACACCTTCACTCAGGTAGTGTAAGGCCTTCTTGCCAGCATTATCTCTTTCGCTGACACTGGCTCCGTATTCTTGCACGAGCAAAACCATCACCTCTGTGTGTCCGTGTATGGCTGCGATGTGTAAAGGTGTGTATCCTCCATGCGCTCTGCTGTTGATGTTGATATAAGTGCCTCTTTCCTTGGAGATATCCATGAGTTTATGGATCATTTTGCTGTTGCCGTCCTTGGCGGCCCAGTGCAGCGCAGTGAACCCTGACATGAAGTCTTTCCTATGTGCTAACCTTGTGTCCTGCAGCAGCAAAGCGTAGACTTGTCCCCACAGCCCAGCAGCACACTTCACCAGCCACTCATGAGCTAATGCCTCCAAAGGCACAGACTCGGGGAACTTGGCATCATCTGCTGGTCTTGTGGTCTTGTTTTGGGGCCTCACCTGGGGGAAACCTGGGGGTTGCATGTTCTCTGTCTGCCTGGTTTTCCTGCTTTGGTGTTGACTTAATGCATCCTTCTTACAAGCTGCAAAGTTCAGAGTTTGCACTGTTGGTGTAGAAACTTTAGTTCCCAACGTGACTGAGGTTTTACGTTGATGCACTTGGGAATGTGATCCATCCTGTGTTGCTGGTGCAGAATCTCTCGGTGGGGATTTTACTGCTATGACAGCGAACACAGCTCCAGATTTGCCCGCTCTGCTCGCATGATCCCCGGAGATATTCAGGACTTTGACAGTGGTTGTGTCCGCACTACTAAGGTTTCTGGATACTTGTCTTCTTCTCTGCATGCTCCCCTCACTCTCATGTTTGGCATCACCATGATAATTGCCGTTAATGTTCGGTGGATATCCCGTGTTATTGTTTTCAATGTCTGCATAAATCATCCTGGCTGCCTCGGCTCGCTGAGGAGATGTGTACGAAAAGCTCGTGTTTTGGCTCGAGAAACTCTCATCCATCTGCGCTTTCTGCGGGGCATCGTGCGTCCCCTCTTTAACGAAGTCCTGGTACCTTTTCTTCACGACCACAAACTTCACCTCGTCGATCTGTTTGACCACGGCGACGCTGTTCACCAACTTCTTGAAAAGGTCCCTATTGTGCAGCTTTTCCGCGGGATCGCTGCAGTTGATCTGACTCCTGAAGTTGTTCAGCAGCTCCGAGTTCTTCACTTTACCTCCGTGTTCCAGTAAAAAAGACAATATGGATTCTTGGGTCAAAGCcatattttttcccctccttttgtTCTGGGCAAAAATATGCATAAAGAAAGCCGAGGGATAATCCCCTGGCTCTCCGTGCTCCCCTCTCTGCTGTCCTCCACCAACCTGCTGCTTCCGGCGCCTCTCCAAATAAATTCATCCGTTTTTCATTATGGCACTCCCCGTTAGAAGGCAGAGTGGGGGCAGTGCAGAGCTATTTAGCTATTTAAAGCTATTTAAACAGGTTTAAGACcaattgtattatttttacatttacatgtaaaaatgtattttacatgtCATTGCTTATATTTTGAGTTTACTTAAATACAACTTGAGTTTAGTTTAATACgactgtttttaaaataagaaatccAACAACACCGATTCAATATATTTCATTATGatgttaaattaatgttttgacTGCTGGGTTTGTAGGCCCTATCCCATCTAATTATTGTAGTGTCACTGTAGTGTATTTTTATCCAATGTACACACATGTCCAATGCCCAAGGTGATGTCTCCAGATGTCTTGTTGTGTCAGATCAAAAATGTAAAGCtgcaatatatttattttactcaaaTGTAAGAGAAGGAAAAGCAACACATTCTCCTATTTGAGCAGTTTTGGCATATTTGTTTGATACATTTAGACACATTTTGATCAACTAATCGATTCATTGACCAATTGTTTCATGTTATGAGTAGCATATCTGCTTTTGTAGCCTGTCCATGCTGCTATGGTGAAGCAGCAAAACTTCACTGTTACAATACTCCACTTATTCCTGCATTCATAATCTTACACAAGTGGGAGTGGGAGTATTTGcagcaaaatatatttgaatatcaaaagtaaaattacTCCATGCAGCAGTATGGCCCTTGTCAATGGGTTGTGCTATAtcattatatattaaaaaagCATTAGGCCAATGGTATGTTGTAGCTGGTCGAGTGTTGGGTAGTTTATCTTTTGTAGCTGGGTATTTATCTTGTTATTTTCTTAAGTTATCAGTGtacttttttaatataaaacagtGATTTTCAAAGTAATTAATAACTACactataaaaaatacaatacttccctctgtgatgtagtggagcagaagtataaaatattcaacagagaaacagtcagtTACTGTGGACTTCCTTTGTCATCAGAATTGCGTTGCTAGGAGACAGCTGGTGTCCAAGTTTTTAAGTGTTGAGTGAACTTGAACCCTCTTGACAcgtgaaatgattttttttttaaatgctgtggtTGTCAGAATCCAGACGTGTTAACGCCCTGAGACACGGACAGTGATTCTTAATACAACGCCAAGGTTGtaagaatgagaaaaaaaaaagtgacctGAACACGACTTGAAACTGTTGCAAAGAATCACAGTTGGTCATTACACTTGTGACAGCAAGTTCAGTTTCCCATGGCAACCGCTGCAGACCTGCGCACGTCTGTCGAAGCAGTTATCTGAATAATTCCCGAGTTAATAAAAGCTCAACTCCCTCAGAGTGAGAATAAAGGCTGGAGCAGGATATGTGGAGCTGTTGTAATGTCGCCCTCCAGCACCGAGGGGGTGTTGCCTCCAAGTTGCCATATTGAGAGGAGTGAGTGTGAGTCTGTCCCTGTGTGATGTGGAGAGCAGGTCTGGCTTCAGACACATAATTCCTGCGCACAGCCACTTCTGACGATGGCGGCCACTGAGGTAGATGTTTTCGCAGTGAGTATGATGATGATTTACTGTCTGCGGCCCTGCAGTGACTCATGATCCGCTGTCACTGGGTTAGAAATAGGGATTAAAGCCGCTGCCTTATGGCGTTCAGGTGTATGTAAGTGCAAGGTGATGGTAATGAGATATGTGTCGAGAATGCAGCAGCGTCGCTGCGGTGATGAGGAGGATCGTTATGTTTAATGAATCGAGATGAAGGCGgattttcagctgtgtgtgtatgtgtgtgtggttgattCAGTAGAAACGATGCGTCGTCGCCCCATTTTAATGAACATTATGGAGACGTGCCGTAAAGAGCGCACTTCAGCATCAGATCACGCTGTTCAGCATGAAGCAGCACAAAGCCTGAGCACCAACTCTGTGCTGTTTACCGTGTCAGCGCCTCTGACAGGTGTGTGCCCCGGTGCTGAATGGACAGCACGGAACGGGCCCGTGCGTTTGTATGACAGGCTGGACAGCAGGCAGTTAAGAGGATAAACATAAGTAGTGGTCTCTTCAAGTGGTAGCCGCCAGCTTCTCAAGATTCAGCAAGTATGCACCGGCCAAACGTGTAATTCACGGCAGTGAGTTAATAAACAAGGTCGTCGTATTGTACGTGTGTGGCATTTAGTCTGCTGTTTACAGGTTGCATTGCAAAGGATGGGAGACTTTGTTAAGTTGAGGTGGTGTGCGTGTTTGTCTAACTGTGAAGGAGGGGGTTATGGGTACCAGGGCAGCCAGCAGCTTGGATATCTTCCCACCCTGTGAAATAACATCTAGATAAAgagctctttgtgtgtgtgtgtgtgtgtgtgtgtgtgtgtgtgtgtgtgtgtgtgtgtgtgtgtgaagagggaAGGACAAAAACGGATGATTGTTGTATTGAACGCATCCTGGTCCTCATGTTGAGCCTTTTGCAAGATGCCAGTATCCCCGGGTGTATTTGGTGTAGGAACCAGCCCCCAGCTTGTACCACCAGGGCATAGTAAGAATTATATACAGATTTAGAAAAGCTTAAAAACTAGTCTCAGTGTTATATTAAAGATCCTCTCCACATCTATCACATCTATTCCTTCCCCCTCTTTGGAAAATTTTAAATCTAAGAAAGTACTaagatttttcatttaactttaactgCTAGACACAAGATGTGTCTGCACTGGAAGTTTCAAGTTTTCACATCACACTTGTTTAAGTTGCAGATTGGACCATGAACAGCTTCAAAACTAATAGTGAGTCACAAAATCATTCCATAAATGCACATCTCAAACTCAGATTTAAggtgaacacagagaaactaaGGAAAACACAGAATCCACAACTACTTTAATCTCCAATTAACTGTTCAAAATATGTATCAAGCAAAAAGGTCGATTAGATGTGGCACTAGCTCCTCAGATTTGATGTTCTTTCCCGTTTTAATCATTGTAAGAACACAATTATCACCACAAACCATTAATGTCTGCAGTGTTAAAGTTACTAATGCATTATATTTAGGTTAAGCCCTTATACTGAGGCTCCATAATATAGTCTCTCTATGCATGTATTGTATGACATCAGTGACGCACAACTCAAATGATTCTCTAagcttttttttattccttGCCAGATTCAAGTGTCTTTACTTGACAAGTTTGGTTGGTAATATTCAGACAGATCCTTTTTATAGGTCGGACTATTCAGTGTGTTAAGTAGAGGAGAGACATGACCTCATTTGCAAAGAATGCTTTTTAGCTTGAAAGCAGAATGTGGGGATGAGATGTGACAGTTAAGACTTTTTTTAACCGCATAAATTTATTGATTTCTCCAGGTATTTATGGGGTAAggtgaaaataatgaaatgttaCTGGATACCTTTACTGTAATGTATTTTTGCCTGTTTCCAAATACCTCAGAATGAAGAGAAGCGAAACCTGGAGCTCGGAGGCCATGTGGGGTTTGACAGTCTTCCAGATCAGCTGGTCAGCAAATCAGTTGCTCAGGGATTCTGCTTCAACATCCTCTGTGTGGGTACGTCTAAACCCAAGAGAAGTTCATAATTATACGTcagtgtatatatttatttatttattttcttaggCGAGACAGGGATTGGTAAGTCAACGCTGATGAACACTCTTTTCAACACAACGTTTGAAAATGAGGAAGGCAGCCACTATGAGAGCGAGGTACATCTACGCCCCCAAACCTATGATCTGCAGGAGAGCAATGTCAACCTCAAGCTGACCATCGTGCACACTGTAGGGTTTGGAGACCAGATCAACAAAGAAGAAAGGTACCAATTCTTGTGGATGTCTGTTTATCTTTTAGTAAGGCTAAAGTTCTgtctgctgaaaataaaaagagtttGGATcccaaatgaaagaaaaatatagaatgtTATTAAGCTGTTAAAATTTTCACTACTGTTTTGATACTGATCTTTAAAGATTCACAGAGCTTGCTGTAGAAAattcattttcctctcagcACCAGCTATTAATCATTTCTCCCTCTTGCTCTGGTGCTTCAGCCAACACACTTATGCAATATGGAATTGAGAAAGAGATCTGTCCTGCTGTTGGCATGTGAATTGGGAGGGAAGAAAGGGAATAAGGGAATGACTGGTAGAGCGAATGCAATCTCAATAGACATTTGAGTGCTCCAGCAGCAGGGAGTATAAAAGGCTGGGATTCTTGGCTGCAAGACTGTAGTCACAGTTTGTAACCAGGATACTAACATGCCTTTCAAACAGCAAGAAAATGTATGGGAAGTTTAATGTTTGTACATGTAAGGATAAAATAATGATgcttattttttaatgtgtatatttattttcttatctgtGCAGCTATAAACCCATTCTTGAGTATATTGATGCTCAGTTTGAGAAGTTCCTTGAGGAAGAGCTGAAAATAAAACGTTCCTTGTATAACTACCATGACACAAGAATCCACATCTGCCTGTATTTCATCGCTCCCACCGGACACTCCCTGAAGTCCCTGGATCTCGTCACGATGAAGAAACTGGACAGCAAGGTGACCACAGAGACCGGCACCTTGTATTTCAAGAGTTAACATCGACTAGctcttcagtctgtctctcGTATCGTGTTTTCCCTCGCAGGTCAACATCATCCCCGTCATTGCGAAGGCAGACACAGTATCCAAGAGCGAGCTGGACAAATTAAAGATCAAGATCATGAGTGAGCTGGTCAGCAACGGAGTGCAGATCTATCAGTTCCCCACTGAGGACGAGGCTGTCGCAGAGATCAACTCCTCCATGAATGTATGTCctagaaacaaacacatacacaacacatgTACACTATGTGTTATCCTCCTGATTGTTGTAAtaatatgtaaaaatactgtttatgGCAGTCTCAGATCACAGGTCAACATGCATCCTCACTTTCTTCATCACAGTACTCCAACTAagcctcctccctgtctctttgTATTGAAATACTTATTTTATAGGATTGGGCCTTTTTATTAGCTTTTGAATCACTACCCACatgtcttgattttttttcaacaattcACATCGAATAATATGATAATAGTAATACAGTTTTCAGATTATCATGCCATGATTGCTCTTATGAAAAAGGTAAGAGACTTAGAAGACAGTCCTGAAGTAGCACTACATGAGCCACCATTTGAATCCATAGTTGACATATACACTGATCTGCAGagtccatctatctatctatctatctatctatctatctatctatctatctatctatctatctatctatctatctatctatctacacTGCATATATATAAAATTCAGCCACAACACTAAAGCCAGTAACTGGTGTTAATGTTGTAGGTGATCAATGtacatttagcatttagcatgtAATATCAAAATGTCTCCAGATGTCAACAGTAGAATTCTTTTAACCATATTTTATAACCATATTGTAATAACGTCCGAATACATGTGTTCCAGACACATCTCCCCTTTGCTGTGGTGGGAAGCGTAGAAGACGTTAAAGTAGGAAATAAGATGGTGAAAGCAAGACTGTACCCCTGGGGATCAGTACAGGGTGAGTCCACTGAATCGATTTGACAAGCATCATAAAAATCTCTCAGACAGTAGAGCTGATTAGTCAGATGCCTGCTGCTGAACTATTATTAGTTTTTCAGTTGAGATCTAAACATAATGTCATGATTCTCTGTTTTTATGGGCACAGTCAGCTCAGAGTTGTCATTTAAGATTTTCAGTAAATGCTAAAGGTTAAATGACTAAGTGCCTCTCCTTTTTCCAGTGGAGAATGAAAACCACTGTGATTTTGTGAAGCTGAGGGAGATGCTGTTGCGTGTGAACATGGAGGATCTCCGGGAGCAAACACACGCTCGTCACTATGAACTCTACCGTCGCTGCAAGCTGGAAGAGATGGGCTTCAAGGACACAGACCCGGACAGCCAGTCGTTCAGGTGAAATTAGGGACAGCGGTGTTGTAATGCATCTGGGCAatttatttcagtgaaaatgcCGAGGTCCCTGCTGTGTTATGACATTAAAACTGTGCTGATAAATGACTTTATTGATAAGCAGCACATTAAAATCCATGTTAATATAATTTGGTGAGatgtaaattaattaattcagaTTAAATTAATTCCTCCAGGGTAAGTGACGTgactacagtatgtgtatatTACAGACATATTCAGTGATGCTAATCTCATTCAGATTGACCATGTCTTTGGTCTGTGTCCCAAAAAATGGACCTTTATCTTATTTACTTTACTGCATAAATGCAGAAATAATTCATTTATGCAGTAGTTTTACATTTAACACTGTTCATGTAATTAAGAGTGAATGAGAATATTAATTATGCAGCCTAATGACCTTATTTGGTCATTTAGTCTATGATTTGAGGTATATTTTTGTGATACTTAATCATTATTAATCACTTGGGATCAAGTATCAGGTCAGATGTTGACCATATTCCTTTTGCTCTTTGATCTAAAATGATCATATGTTTGTGATGCATTAATCGCCACcttgtaaacatttaaattacataGAAGTTTGGACTTACAAACAGCTGAAGCAGCTTCTGGATATTAATCCTGTCCATACAGGGCTATAGACTGAACTTAACGTTGCTTTTGTCCTGATCTTCAGCCTCCAGGAGACATATGAAGCCAAGAGGAAAGAGTTCCTTGTGGAGCTGCAGCgcaaagaggaagaaatgaggCAGATGTTTGTCAACAAAgtgaaggagacagaggcagagctcaaagaaaaggaaaaagaggtgAGGAGTGACATCATTCTAAAATAAGTACTCACTGAAAATATACCATGTTTGGTTTTTCTCACATTGTGCCCTgtcccatcatcatcatcatcatcctcatcatcatctctaGCTTCATGAGAGGTTTGAGCAGCTCAAGAGGATGCACCAGGATGAAAAGAAGAATCTGGAGGAGAAAAGAcgagagctggaggaggagatgaacgCTTTCAACAGAAGAAAGGTTGCAGCTGAGACATTGATGGGACAGGCACTCCAAGGCTGCTCACAACAGCCGTTCAAGAAGGACAAGGACAAGAAGAAGTAAGTCTGCTTTTCTGTATGCGTTTGA belongs to Lates calcarifer isolate ASB-BC8 linkage group LG8, TLL_Latcal_v3, whole genome shotgun sequence and includes:
- the LOC108882932 gene encoding septin-8-A isoform X2, which translates into the protein MMTSPPLRSSTTLFSFQPRRRGSSRLDLNRGGFSLCASSVLNEEKRNLELGGHVGFDSLPDQLVSKSVAQGFCFNILCVGETGIGKSTLMNTLFNTTFENEEGSHYESEVHLRPQTYDLQESNVNLKLTIVHTVGFGDQINKEESYKPILEYIDAQFEKFLEEELKIKRSLYNYHDTRIHICLYFIAPTGHSLKSLDLVTMKKLDSKVNIIPVIAKADTVSKSELDKLKIKIMSELVSNGVQIYQFPTEDEAVAEINSSMNTHLPFAVVGSVEDVKVGNKMVKARLYPWGSVQVENENHCDFVKLREMLLRVNMEDLREQTHARHYELYRRCKLEEMGFKDTDPDSQSFSLQETYEAKRKEFLVELQRKEEEMRQMFVNKVKETEAELKEKEKELHERFEQLKRMHQDEKKNLEEKRRELEEEMNAFNRRKVAAETLMGQALQGCSQQPFKKDKDKKN
- the LOC108882932 gene encoding septin-8-A isoform X1; this encodes MMTSPPLRSSTTLFSFQPRRRGSSRLDLNRGGFSLCASSVLNEEKRNLELGGHVGFDSLPDQLVSKSVAQGFCFNILCVGETGIGKSTLMNTLFNTTFENEEGSHYESEVHLRPQTYDLQESNVNLKLTIVHTVGFGDQINKEESYKPILEYIDAQFEKFLEEELKIKRSLYNYHDTRIHICLYFIAPTGHSLKSLDLVTMKKLDSKVNIIPVIAKADTVSKSELDKLKIKIMSELVSNGVQIYQFPTEDEAVAEINSSMNTHLPFAVVGSVEDVKVGNKMVKARLYPWGSVQVENENHCDFVKLREMLLRVNMEDLREQTHARHYELYRRCKLEEMGFKDTDPDSQSFSLQETYEAKRKEFLVELQRKEEEMRQMFVNKVKETEAELKEKEKELHERFEQLKRMHQDEKKNLEEKRRELEEEMNAFNRRKVAAETLMGQALQGCSQQPFKKDKDKKNFFSLPSACSLTSGRNLN
- the sowahab gene encoding ankyrin repeat domain-containing protein SOWAHB; translation: MHIFAQNKRRGKNMALTQESILSFLLEHGGKVKNSELLNNFRSQINCSDPAEKLHNRDLFKKLVNSVAVVKQIDEVKFVVVKKRYQDFVKEGTHDAPQKAQMDESFSSQNTSFSYTSPQRAEAARMIYADIENNNTGYPPNINGNYHGDAKHESEGSMQRRRQVSRNLSSADTTTVKVLNISGDHASRAGKSGAVFAVIAVKSPPRDSAPATQDGSHSQVHQRKTSVTLGTKVSTPTVQTLNFAACKKDALSQHQSRKTRQTENMQPPGFPQVRPQNKTTRPADDAKFPESVPLEALAHEWLVKCAAGLWGQVYALLLQDTRLAHRKDFMSGFTALHWAAKDGNSKMIHKLMDISKERGTYININSRAHGGYTPLHIAAIHGHTEVMVLLVQEYGASVSERDNAGKKALHYLSEGVSAEIRALLGGLQQSKYREKAEEQEYREHPRGFNTISKLFQPHIGKKQKTTTKYAHDW